ATGGGTCGGGGCGCAGGTGCccacagggctgggccctccctggGCTCTCCTGTGCATCCTGGTGCAGCTGCATCCTGCATCCTGGTACGTGGCAGGCAACTCAGCCCTGCCAACCCCACTCCGAGCCTCAGCGGGCTCCACGCAGCCCTTTCCCCTACTCTCTGGCTACCCTGGCATGCCAGGCCCCCGGTCGTGGCAGCCCTGTGGCAGTGCCACACCATGTCCCCGTGCCCCAAGCGGGAGATGATGGCCAAGACTGCATTGCAAGGGCTCAGCCGTGGGGCACACGGAGCTTGGGCAGGGCGGTGGGGCAGGGATGTGGGGGGACACATGGGCATGCACAGAGCCCCTCTCCCTGTAGCTCCAGCTGGAGCTTCCATATGTGCCAGTAACTAATGGGCAAGGACGGCACCAGGGAGCACGGCACAGATGGAACCGGTGCACCGTGGGGTGGGGAAGAGCCCCAGCACCCTCCACAGAGGGTTCCTGGGCCCCAGCAGAGCCCCCAGGCCCTGGTTCTcccggccccaggaccctccggGAGGGCGGCCCGGGCAGGGCCATGCAGTGCAAGCGGGCACCGGGAGAGGGACCCACTGCCCCGGCACCGGCAGCTCCAGAACTGCTGCCACAGCGATGGAGGGGTCCCAGGGGCGATGGAGGGGACACCAGTGGGGATGATAGAGGGGACCTGGGGGTTGATGGCGGGGTCACCAGGGGGATGATGCAAGGGACACTGGGGAGCTGATGAAGGGGACCCATCTGATGATGGAAGGGACACCAGGGCTGATGGACAGGTTCATCCACAGGCACATGGAGCCCACAGTCCCCCCTACATGTCCCCTGCTGCTGTGTCACAGCCAGGACAAGCTTGGCCAGGCCAGACAGTGTCCTGGTTCCCCAAGTCACCTGCCCCTGCTCACCCCCCTGCCAGGGGATCTGCCAGGCTGGGGAACCCTGAGCGGGCACATACGGGCAcggacacacacatacacacagagctgTGACCATGCCCGTGAAGGTGCAAACACAAACAAATGCTCATGCAGaggtgcacacatgcacacacctgcagccagggctggtcAACCCCTTCCAGCCCCAGAGACCCCCAGCTGCAGGACGGGCCCTGCCAGGGGAGCCCCAAGCTGGCTTCCTGCGCCcaaggctggctggggcagcagaagccccccccccaggcaccccgATTTGCCCCCACCAAGCCCATAGGAAGGTCCATATACATCTATTGCAGAAGGCAGCACAGCCCCCGAGGTGTTTGTGAGTCATGGGGCAGCTCAGGTCAGCACAGCTGTCCGGGGCACCCCCAGCCTGTGGGGTTGCACAACCGCTGATGCAatttccttctcccaaaaagcttgtccagccccagccccgctggtGGGGGTTGCACGAGGGCGAGCCGGAACCGCAGGGGCAGCACTGCAGCGAGCAGCACCCCAGGGCTCACACCCACTCTCCCTCGGGGCAGCGGAACGGGACCATCCCCTGCAGCATCACCCTCACACAGCCTCACACCCTGCAGCCACCTGCGCCCTGGCCTCAGCCCTGATCCCGCTGAGAAATGGGGCGAGGGCAGGCCCATGCTGCTGCCCAGGGAGACCAGGATCCCATGCTCCTCGCCTGGGCACAGAGCCCCACACCTGGCTCCCAGTACTGTCCCCTCTGTGTCATCGTCCCATCGAGGCGCCTGCCCAGGGGAGACGTGTCCCAGTGCTGCTCCATCTTCCCACCGCAGAAACCAGGGTGCAAACCATCTTCCCTTGTGTGCCTGCCCCTGACACCCCATGTCTGAGGCTGGGGAGTGAGAGGTGAGAGCAGGACATGGACCCCACAGGAGCCACTGGGCCCTGGGAGGGGTTCCATGGGGACACAGtactgggacagggacagggcaccCGCAGACACCTGGGACCCACCAAAGCAGCACACTGGGAGGAACTGGAACCAACCCATGGGagaccccctccccagcaccaccacAGGGGCCCAGCCCCAGTACCCCACAGCACACCCGCCCAACCCATACTGGTCCGGATGGGCTCCCCCCAGTTTCATGCTCCCTGGGGGCATGGCCCCAGGATCCAgcccctccccaagccccccccTCCCGGGGAGCAGGGGTAGGAAGCAGAGGCATGTCTGGTCATCAGGGCTTGTTTAATAACAAAACTCCAGCTATTGTAAAACAATATTCTCCAGCATCATTGTAATATACAATACGGGGAATGCTCTCAGCAATCTGAGAAGGATACGTCCCGCGGCCGCCGGGCAGCACCCCCGGCCCAGGCTGCGGGGGGAtccccccccggggcagccccgccaggggagggggccgcggcTGCCGGTCCCCGCCGTGCCGCGGGGGTCCCGGGATGCAGGCGAGCGGCGGCGCTCGGGGCCGGGGTCCCGGGGGTGTCCGTGACGGGTCCGGAGCGGTCTCAGCGGCAGAGGATCCGGTCGGCAGCGGGCATGCACGGAGCCTGcgggaacggggaggggggcgAAGCGGCCGGTCAGTGCTGGTCaggggggtcccggggagggaagaggggcggGAGGAAGGgaccccaccacccccccgccccgggaagTAGACAGCGCGGTGcagagatggggtggggggggtctgggaACCCGGCTGGGCCGGTGCCGCCGGGCCCGGGGAGGGCTCCACACTCACCTCGGGGGggtccccggcggcggcggggcgggggggcccgCGCTGCAGCGCCAGCTGCAGGTCCCAGATGTAGTCGATAACGTGCTGCAGCAGCTCCACTTTGGAGACCCGCCGGTGCCGCGGCAGCGTCGGTACCAGCGCCCGCAGCCGCGAGTAGCAGCCCTTCATGTCGTACAGCAGCGCGGCGGCCGCCTGCTCCGCCGCTCCCGGGGAcacccccgggcccggcccgcagcgAGCGGCTTCCCCGGGTCGTACCGCCTTCAGcgagccgccggcgccggcgggcagcggcgagggggaggcggcggcgacCTTCATGGCGAGGGGCGGCGAGGGGAGGGGAAGACCGGCGGCGATGGGACCCTGCGGGCGGACAGCCGAGCGCGCGCCCCGCCGCGCCAATTATAGAGCGCCGACgacggcggggcggggccgcgggggagAGTCGCGGCCAATGGCGGAGCCGCGGGGGCGGGGACAGCCCCGCCCGCCCCATTCATGCGCCCCCGAAGGGCAGCGCCTTAAAGGGGCAGTGGCGGGGAGAGGGCGGCGGGGGGACACCGGGGGTGCGGGGACTACCGGGGGTGCGGGGGCCACCGGCGGTGCGGAGCGCCGGCGGGCACCGCCCGCCCCGACACCTTCCCCGCCATTATCGTGGGTAATTGCCCCGCGGCCCCCCGGTGTCGGGCTCCCTGCGGCCCCCGCTTCCCCTCCatcccccggggctccccgcggcCCCGCTCGCCGCCGGCCCCCCCAGGCCTCCCGGTGCCCCTCCAGGCGCCCAGCCCTCCTGCACTCCCCGggcccccccgcctccccggcggCTCAGACCGTTAGACGCCAGGGCCGTGACGTCACCCATTCATAAAACCCCGCGCGCTGTCAGCGCGGCGCCTCGCGGGCGGTGCCCATGGCGacgggggcggggcggagcggggaggggggggggggcacctgcAGCCCGGCCCGggggcaccgggacccccccggggacaCGGGCATCCCCCCTGGGGACAGCCCGTACCCCCGGCACCGGTTCGGTCTCCCCCGCCCCAGGGTCGCCCCGCTCTCcggccccccccccagtcccggGGCTGAAACCTCCGCGgaggcggcggctgccggggcggggggggggggtgtctccagGTTTGGGTCCACCCGGGGGGGTCACGGCGCTGGGTGCAGCTCGCGTGGGGCACCGCGGGACCGTGGGCTGCGAGCGCggtcctggggcggggggggtggaacGGGAGGAGGTGCCGCCGGTGCGGCTGCAGCCTCCGTGCGAAGCGGCCGGTCCCTGCCCCGAAGGGCTTCCGATCTGGGAGGTAATTAGCGTTCCTGCTCGTTCCTCCCCGCACCTGCAGGGAGGTGCAGCCAGCGCCCTGCCAGCAGCGGGgccgggagccccgggggggcCCCGAGCAGGACCCCGGCCTGTCCGCCCTGCGAGTTCGCGGGGGAGCGCTGCCACAGACTCCCCCGAACAGCACGAAACGGTGCAGCAGCGAGCAGGGGGTGAGCAGGCCGAGCTGTGGCCTTTTCAATCGCTGCACACCTGCACAGGTGTGCGTGCAcgtgtgcacacagacacacgggtgtgtgtctgtgtgtgcacagaCGCACGGATGTGCACATGTGTATGCACAGACACAGGCACACGGATGTGCATGCACTCATGGAggcatgcacatgtgtgtgcacacacacacagatgtatgGGCataacacaaacacacatgcacggGAAGattcacgcacacacacaaacctgTGGGTGTACACATGTGCACAAACATGTCCATAAgtacatgcatgcacatacatgcacacgcACTGAGGCACGCATGGATGAATGtacatagatacacacacatacatgcacgtACATCTAtgcactctcacacacacatacaccccatCTTGCACACGAATGCATGTGCCTGGGTGCCAGAGCAGCCCCCACCGCCCCCCATGTACCCCGGGAGGCCGTGCCGCAGGCCCAGCTGCACCGCTGCATTGTTGGCAGCAGCAAGAAGCCGCGCTGGGCTCTGTCGCAAACAAAGCCGGCATGGGGCTGCAGCACCCTGACGGCACAGCTCCAGCAGACCTCGACCCCAGGGGGATGGGGCTGCCAGGGTGGGCTGCCCTGCTGTGATGGCAATTCATGGTAGCACAGCCACAGGGACAGCCTGGGCACGTTGTGCCCTTCCTGGCTGGATAGTGTGTCATGCAGGCCAGATCCAGAGTGGGTGCAGAGGGCCACAGTGCCCTGCCCTTAGTGGCGGTGGGCTGGGGGCCAGACCCTCCCGTGCTTGGCCAtgctcagagcagctgcagcCGCCCCAGGCATGCAGGGAGCTGAAggcttcccctcctcttcctcctcttggcAGGGACAGCAATCCTGGAGAGCGTGGATGGACTTTaaccctgccagcctggctggggggAGCCGCATCCCTCTGtccctccctctgtccctcctCCCTGCATCCCCCATCCCGGTGCGGTGGCGGTTCCCAGGGTGGGCACGGCGTTGGGGTCGCCCCCTCCATTCAGGGCTCGGCGGAGGGCCTGGTGCTGCCCGGTTCCCACCGCGGCTCTCAAAGCTGCTAATTAGCCCCCATCTGGCGGCGGTGGCCAGGCCGCGGCGGGGAGGCCGGGGACATTGTGCGCAGGAATGCCTTTCAGTGCTGCCGGCCGGCCGGGTGCCGCCAGCTGCGTCGCCAACAATGCGCCATGGCCGGGACGAGCTGGCCCCCGCGCCCTGACAagcgccctgcccgccgccccaaGCACCGGCCACGCCGGGTGGCATGGGGACCGGGACGGGCTTCACTGCCAGCGCGGGTGTCATGGCACACACGGTGGCATGGTCGCCCTGGCTGCCGGTGGCCCCGGCCCGTGGGATGCCCCCGGCTGTCGGATGTCCTCGCCGCGGCCCTCTGTGTGTTGGGGtggtggggatggagatggggtgCTGGGGTCAGGACTACCAGCGTGGCCCCAGGACGCTGCCCTGGCCACAGCTGGCCACGGGGTCCCGGCACGGCGTGTCGGCCAGCGCGGCCGGTGTTGTCCGGCAAGACAGATAGCTTCATTTCCATGTCAATTCTGGGAACAGGGCACTCGGCACGGTAACAGCGGCCTCAGCCATATGGCGCTGGCTGGGCTCAGCCCGGTCGTGGGGGGGGAGGGCGGCTGCTTTGCGCAGAGCAGgggttgcccggcagccgagcacatcaaagcccccggccgccccccgccttGCCGGGACCACACAGGGCACGGCCACGCCAGGCCGGCGAGGGGCCGCCGGGGGCTACTTGTGCCGCGGCGATGACGGGGGCCAGCCGGCAccccagccccggcagcaccCAGCCTCGTGCTCCGGCACGCAGGGCTCCGCAGGGCTGCGAGCAGGAGGCAGGAAGGCAGCACGGACACCACGGGTCAGGCtgggcctcccccccccccccagtgaacGGGACCCCCAAAcctgggctgctcctgccctggctgGGGTTGGGCTCCATCCAGGTCCCCTCACCCTATGATCGGCCCTGGGGACATGCACACCTCTGCCCTGGGGCTGCGCAGAGCCTCCAGCTCCCCATGCCCACGGGACGGTGCTGAGCTGCGGCTGCAGATGTGAGCCGGGGGCCGCCGGCACAGCTGGAGCGTGGCCGAGGCCTGAGAAAGCCCTTGCGCGTTCCCCTCCCGCCTTCCCGTTCCCGGCTCCATCCGCTGCAGGCCAGACCAGCTGGAGCCAGGCAGCCCTTCCTGGGATTTATTCCAGCTTCCTGCCCCTCCTCACCGGCTGGCCAGGGCTGGGGTTGCTCTCGATTGCTTCCTCTCCCCTGCTCGCAGCCGCCGGCCGGGTGCCACCGCCAGCACCCACCACCCAGCAGGACCCCCAGCTCTCACCCCCACCACAGCCGGGCATGGCCGGCTCTGCACAGTGGGGCACAAGGTGCCGCACTGGGAACCACAGCACCCGGCACCCATCCCACCAGCTGCGCTCCCATCCGCTATGGGGAGGCTCTGCAGGGCTCTGGGGACAAGCAGCCCCGGtgtcccccctcctgccccaggcacCAGCACTCCCCACCCATGAAACCACCATCCCGCTGCCTGGCAtttgcacccaggggtgccccccGTGCACCCCCAGCTCAGCCCATCCCACCTTGCTGCAATCCCCTGGCAGGAGCTTGCCATGAGGGGAGGGTGCCCAGGGACTCCCCTTGCCAGTGGGCACCTACATCAGTGCCCCGAGGGGGCCACGGGCAGGGGGGGGGATCACCCCAAACCCCACGGCTGccggcagcagggcaggctgtcTCCGGTCCCTTCCCCGGCTGGACGCAGCTCCGTGGATGGAGGTTTCCTGCCAGAGCTGGTGCGTTTGCGTTTCCgcagctcccccctccccgagccggAGGGACCCCCTTGGCGAGGGGAAGGTGGCCCAGCGGCAGCCCAGACAGAGCGGAGCCGTGTGGCCGTGGCGGTGCTGGGAGCGGAGATGCCACAGGGTCCAGGTGCAGCGGGCGAGCGAAGCCCGGGGCCACCAAGGCGCCGGCTCCGCTGGCGGCTCCTTGCAGGGCCCAGCACGCTTCCTTCCTTCCAGCCCGGCCCTGGCTTATCGGCTAGGCAGAGTGAGGGGTgaccctgctctcccctccccagaccttccgctccccgcagccccaggaAAGCTCCTGGCTCGCTGCCGCGCTCCCACCGCACGTACAGCTGGCACAAGCTGTCCCAAGGTCTgcgggggagcagggaggcaggatAATGCCGGCGCTGGGGTACCATGTGCaacccccagcctgctcctgcacgcTCGGAGGGTCTGGAGGCTGCAAGGGGATGGGTGGGAGGCCAGCGTGGCATCAGGCTCCCACCACCCAAAGCCAGGGAGGATGCAGAGCCTCGCGGGATGCGGTGCCAGACCCACAGCGGGAGAGCATGCACCATCATGCCGTGGCGGTGAGCGGGGCCCCGGCTTGGGGTAGGGTGCTGtgccccgcggcagagccagcATCGTTTTCCATGGGACACTGGAGGCTGGTGAAATCACATCTGGAGTCTAGACTCAGTGACTCCATGGGCCGGGCCTGGCGGCCGCACCGTACCCAAGCCCTGCTGCACACTGTTTGCTTAGCTGGAGGTATTTAATTGGAATTAAAGTGGCCCCTCTTGTTTTTGCGGACAGGGCTGTTGGAAAAGGAGCTGTAAGTCATAGAAAACATCTGTAGGAGACTGCGAAGGGTCATTAGATGGCAGAACACGAGGCGCCACTTTTAGTGCTCGCAGCCGACGCGGGGAATAATGGTTCAATACGGCTTTTGTGGAGGGGCTGCCAAGCCGGCAAACACTCTCTATTTATTCTGGCAGTGGGCATGGCCGGAGGGATGCAGGATCCTCCGCATGCCTGCCCCGAGGGCGGGCAGGGAGGACACAGCCGGTGCTGCAGGACACGCGGCAGCTGGCCCCAGCAGGAGCCAAGGCGGCTGCTGGAGCCCCCAGTGCCTGTTGCAGCCCCAGGGGGTGCAGGTGGGTGCCTGGCTCCCTGCAAGGAGGGGGACAGCCTGCGCTCTCTTCAACCCGCTATGAGGCTCAGTTTGGGGTCACCAGGCTCTTTCCCTCCCATGCCCGCTCCCCCAGGCTGTGGGGACTCAGCCCCAGCTCGCTGAACCCCCCATGCAACCGAGGCAGAGCATGTCTCCATCCTGCTGGGTTCCTGTGCCCCAATTCCCGCGCACCCACCCACCCGCTCCAGGACCAGACCCCGGCTCAAACCCACCCAGGCACAGGAGGGGGGTCAGTGACCACAGCCCTAAATCTGGGTGTTGCAAGGAGGGGGGGCCAGGCTGAGGCTGGCTGGGGGAAGGCTGAGCGCTGGACAAGCGGGAGGGGGAAGGGGACGGTCACTTGGAAACAGCCAGACAATGGCCACGGGCCCCACAGGGAGAACAAGGCTGAGGGTGAGCCAGGACGCCGATCCCGGCCAGGGGGCTGAGTAGGGGTTACAAGCTGGAGCAAGTGGCCAAGGCGAGGGCTGCCGGCACAGCCCCAGCGGCACTGCCAGACCAGCACTCTTTCCTTCGACATGGTTTAATATGAGAGAAAGCAAATGCAcaatacaaaatttaaaaaccGGCCTGTGGTTTGCGCCCCCCACCCGCCTTGTACCCCCATAAGAGATAAACAGGCAGGGGGGGCGGCGGTGCGGCCCTGGGGGGCCGGCAGGGGGGTGGCTATGCGGCATACATCGATACCCCACCTGGGTGGCTGCTCCGACACACACAACACGATGCTCTTGCACAATTGTTTCGTCATCTGTCACTTGCGGAGGGTCTGGAAGGGCCCCAGCCCGGCGGTGCCGGGCATGGCCCATGGGCAAAGTCACTTCTCCTTCTTGGAGGCTTCTGTCGTCTCTTCTTTGGATGCCCCCGGCACCTCCTTGGGGGTAGAGCTCTCCTCGTAGCTGGGGACGAGAAGGAcaggagggaggagtgagtgggGTCAGACCTTCTCCGGGGACAAGAGACCTGTGCCAGGTGGGGACAGCCCAGCCTGGGGCCACAGTCTTGGGGTCTGCCCTGCTGCAGCGGCCGGGCCGTGCCGAGGATGGGGGTGCTCTAGCCATTGGCCCCCCAGTGCAGAAAGCCCAACGGGGTGGGAGCCCAGGTGGGGAGACGAGCACTGTGACACCCCCCAGACACCTCCAGAGATGGATGGGGTGGATCCAGCCAGGGGCTGGGGCTTCCCCCAGCCAAGCCATTGGGCCAGCTCTGTGCCCAGGGGTCTGTCCTCGCTCCCGAGATCACCGTCGGATATCCTGGATAACACCACACTTCCCCCCCACGCTGCCAGGCTGAGTGCTGGTGCCAGCAAGGCTGGTTAGCGGGGGGGAGCCACAGCAATACCAACAGCAGTgacacccccaccaccacctccagggTCTCGCTCCTCTGGCTGCAAACCCCCCAGCACCGGCCCCAGGGCCCTGGCAAAAGAAACCCAGGACAGCTGCCTTCCAACACAAAGCACAACAAGGGCAGAGATGGCAAATCCTCTCTCCCTTCAGTCTCCCCTCAGACAGGGAGAGAAGCCGGCCCGCAGCAGTGAGGCGACAGCTACTGCCTCTgcccagggagaggggagagccGGGACCAGCCCCTACCTGGCCAGAGCGACAGACAGAAAGGGCACCGCGTGCGATTGCTACATGGCACTAGGGCTTTgctgccggcgtcggcggggacAGGACAGTTTCTGCTGCATGGAATCAGCAAGGCTGGCCGGCGAGCCGGACACGGTGGGGAAGTGGGTAAGTCTTGGTGTGTGTGGCAAGATTTCAGCAGAGGATTCATagctgcaggagagagaggaagcaggaggggaaagggggaagacGAGGACAGAGAGGAGAGgcggggagagagaagaaaaagcagaagagtttTGGAGTGAGACTGCTGCAAACTCACCACCCTGCGCAGGCAGCCCGCTGTCCCCTCTGGCTGCCAGCACCCACTAGCTCAGGCTGGGGTGGCCCTGGGGCCATGCTGGCAAGCTCATGCCTGCACTCCCCTTGCCTGCAgaccccaggcagggctgcagcatgGAAGAACGAGGCCTGAGACCCGGGGAGAAGGCAGCTACCGCCAGCCTGGGTAGAGCCAGGCAGCTGGAGCCCACAGGAGAGCAAGCCTGAGCACTGGGAAGGCAGCGGCAGAGCAGCCCAGGGGCTGTGCACGCAGCAGCCTGACGCAGCAGACCCTTTCCTGCTGTTCAAGGACAGCACGTCTGCAGCAGGGGTGAGCAGCAGGAGGGGTTTTCCACTGCTGACAGAGGCAGAGCGAAGGTTACCACCTGCCTAGAGAGGCTTGTCAAGGCTGGGAGCTGCAAAACTGATCTCGATATCACCCACCTCTGCTCCACAGGCAGCCCTTCCCCAGGCTCGCAGCTCAGATCTGCTCACTCCCACCCTCCCCGCAGCACTGCCTGTACTCGCCGCTGCATCAGACCCTCGCTGCCCTCTCCCAGGGCAGCTGACGGCTGCTGCGAGACACCATGTGCAGGCAGCTCGCTGcgtgcaggcagccagcaggcagagaCCACAGGAGAACTGCCAGCTCCGGGCTGCCATCAGCGCAGGGAGGATCAGGGTGCACCGAAGCCGCACAGGGCAGCTACGCCTTGGTGGGATTCCTGCGGTGGGAGCCACT
This region of Harpia harpyja isolate bHarHar1 chromosome 1, bHarHar1 primary haplotype, whole genome shotgun sequence genomic DNA includes:
- the ID1 gene encoding DNA-binding protein inhibitor ID-1, with product MKVAAASPSPLPAGAGGSLKAVRPGEAARCGPGPGVSPGAAEQAAAALLYDMKGCYSRLRALVPTLPRHRRVSKVELLQHVIDYIWDLQLALQRGPPRPAAAGDPPEAPCMPAADRILCR